The genomic stretch tttaccctgctaaattgttaaaatggactggtctgtcattcaatttaggcagtacttttaattattcgaaggggtattcactgaaaaattactgactagatagcgaacagtgcagatcatgacgcTGTCATAATTCACGGATTTTCTGATCATAGTCTGTCGTCGATTTCGCACGGACTCtgacaaatatgaatttatttctttaatggaACGGAGCTATAAAATTGGCATTCTTTAAAGTGGCAGTGTCACGTTTTACCAGGTATTAGATAATATGTGCCTTTTGACTCATACAAATGTGAAATGTTTACCCCTTTGTAAAACAGCAGTTCACAAGcagtcttttttatttcagtaaactTCTGGGGGAAAAAAACCATGCAATTTAATGTATAAGCAATCATACTTTACAATCGTCTTGCTTGCCGATAACTAAACAATGATTACCTAAAATCTGCTGTCATATAATGTCTCTATTATTTTCATATGCTGCAGGCAATTCCATTTACTCCCAGCTATTATGTACCACCTTAAGTAATAACATAAGATACCGTTTTCTGAATGTCAATTTAATGTTGGTATCATTTGATTATCATAAGGCTATTACCGTGAGAACgttattataataattacttCTTATGGAAATACATTTGAGAACGGAAATTACATAGTCCTCAACATTATTGCTATCTGAAGAACTGGTTCCACATAGATAATGTTACAATTAATGTGAACGACCATAACTAAGTTTATTCACAATTATTCTGTTGAGTGATGCTGGTGTCATATGACAGCAATTCCAGTTTTCATGATGAAAGATCCAGGTGCCCAAACTTGATAGCACTATCAATACGGAAATTGTGTGAGCGATGCTTATTTCATGCAAAAccaataaatataaatgttgtaGAAAGTACTCCAGAAAATTGAATTCATGTCAATAGTGAACCGCCAAATCGCAGAATAACAGCTCAGTATTTGAAAATAATCTTGCAACAGATTTGGGTTGACACTGACTTCGATATCCGAATAACAACTGATATGTTACTGGTAATTCGAGATTTTTGAAGTATCACATTTCCACATGCTACTTTTGTTCCATTCAGGAACGTTGCGGATAAGATATCAATGATCACGCAGTCCTAATTCCACCTATTTCTATCCATACTGATCATTTAGATTAATATATAAGATCTACTGACGATAAGGTGTTCATCCCGTGGCTTAAAAATGAAATCTAGCTGACCATTCTGATAATGTTAATTCCTGTTTCATGTGCGGTCATGTAGACTTAATCTCAGATTGGAGGCACATTGTGTTTAATAGTTTGGTATTTGTTTTGCTACAAATAGAGTGTTACAAATAGATCAGATGTATATTACTAATAGCGCAATTTAAAACTtagaagatatttataaagtaaatgtttgtgaatgttaatattttacagtgatctttttttattattatttgcataCAAACTgtttgttgtttctgttttataaagttacattttgttcaagtaaCGTGATATTTTTAAAAGAGAAAATGTAAACTCATGTATTCTCTGCATATCCTAGCTGTTAAAGAATGGCACTGAAGTGCACAATAGAAAAACCGCCCCCACCAGACGtgtcaaggctttgatttttagAAACAAGCACAATACCAAGAAACCACAAGAACGTCGACAGGCCTCCCGTTTCATCATCTGCTATTAAAACAGTGACATTCCAAATTGAATATTATTTATTGTACTAATTGTTTATATCAAAGGACTTTCAAATTCTCGTCTCTTAAACAAACAGTTACCATATATGTAACACAACATGTATTCATACACAGCTTTGTAGAACACTGAAGTCTGTATATCTATTCACTTCTATTCCCTTTCCTTACAGCGTTGAATATAAGTGGCAGGGATGATTTAATGTCTGACTTACGAAAACAGTCTGTGGGGGGTATCATGTAGGATTCGGATATTGCCAGATATTACTTAGAGCGAATTTTCCCTGGGGATATTTTCGCAACGTAAGTTCATCAATAACCGAAGCTAGCATCGGATTTTTCATATTCagctcaaaaaaaaaatagatttccTTTCAAGAAAAATCATGGAAATATTTCTTTACGACAGATTTATAGACCTGggaagtattttgttttgaagGGTAGGCACCATAATGGTGATGGGCAATCTGTTATACTTTCCTCACGCGCTAATGAACATTTAACGCATGACCAAAATCCGTTGGACATACATTTTTGATTGCCTGATTGAGGTATTACTCATTTTCGCTAAATTTGCGGCTCGctgtcttgattttttttaagagGAAGGGGGTGGGGCGGTGTTAAAGTCACACTGACTAGTTTAGACTTTcccagctttttatttttttagtggAAGAAGACCCTAAGAGCACTTTCATGTAATGCTTCAGGCTTACGATGGCATCCAGGTAGAAGAACCGCCGGCATTACGTACTCCAGCTGCATGGGTTCCTCATTTAAAGAATTCTACGTCACAAGTAAGTCGTGAGTGGCAAATCAAAGACCTTACCCGCTCGATGTCTCGTTGTCTTCGAGAAACAGTACATAGGAAGAATGTATGATTACTGAAGTGGGGTCACAATTATCATTTGGGTCATACTGCTTAATGTAAATGATGGCACGACGTCAAAAACTTATGTTAAGTGTATGTCAAACAAATACAAGATTGCACCATTTCAAGTATACGTGCACAAAATATTTTCCAAGGGGTGCATCCCTCCCAGTCCCCATGGACCCTCTAAAACTCCACCCAGTACAAAATCCTAGGTTCCGTCCATTAGACTCTACTAGGTCTCGTAGTTACGAAATTTTTCAAAAGGAACACAGCAATTTTACGCTGTCGACTACGAAGATATTCTCCATTGAATGATTTATGGAaaagataaatgtaaaaataagaaaaaatatccaGTAGAAAATGgcaatttattatgttttaatcTGTTAGATAAATCTTCCAAGAATATTTCATCTCTCTACAGAATTGCTCATGTCACTGTGTTGAATGCATACTGACAAGTAGACGATTTTGTGAGAAATTGAATTTATTAACAACACAAATACACATTTAGTAAGCAAAATCAGACAGGCATCTTAATTTCTTCTTAGACATAATTTGACAGTTCATTTAATAAGCTAGGAGTAAATTGCAAAAGCAGTCTCACCAAAACAACTTTTCGCCAAAAGTGATTTGCAGCTCATAAACCGTTATAATAGCCGGTATATAGTAATTCATTTTCTCTAGTCGTACAAAATTACGAGTATagtaattttcataatatttttcttttacggtGATCACAGCGGTGGGATtctttgctgtataatacaacaTCTGCAAATACACTATTTCTTTCCAAAAACGTTAGAGCAAGAATGACTTTTATTAAGTATCCGATGGCCGACATTACGACCCTTTTGTTTATAATGCGTTTTTCCCCGATAAATCTAGCCTCTTCTGGAGGTTCGAGATAAAATAGACAAAATAAAGTATGCAGTGTATTACAAAACATACAAGTCTAAGAAAAAACATAAATCTGCGTGCACGATGCGACCGAAAAGGAATCTAATATATATTAAGGTTGAAAATGGCCTGGCAATCGACAATCCCGTGCGAGTAAACATTTTCCGTGCGCGACTTCGGCATTCTGcggttgttttgtttcttttatcacTGAAGGATACCAACAAAAACAGCATACGAGAATTTAGAATTCATCACCACGGGTCTACTCCTCAAACAAAGATAAATGTCCTCGTTAATGCTTCTTGAAACTTTagttataataaaatgttaataactCAATTACGTAAAATTGCCAATAATTAAGAAATTTAGTATATCAGTGAAATGCATCACATAATAAAAACACGACGCCTATATTAACACAGtttgtaacatttcatttttgttttgtctttgcaTAAAAACCTAATTACAATGGTACACGGCGTATCAACACTgattttaaacctttaaaaaagaGCAAGGTGTCGCTAATTTAACGCGAAACTTGCGCAAATATAATGTTATTCAATGTTGTATTTGATACATTAAGAAAACACCGATAAACATTTATTGCTCCAATAAGGGAAAGAACGCGTAATATCCCATTTTGCTAGTTACCCTGTATGACTCCCCTTGATCCAAGGTTTCCTTTAGATAGCTTTTTCGATTCAATACTTATGATTTCCACTTCTTGATTACACGATTTTCACTACATGAACTCAGAAATTCACCATTACAACTTCACGATTTATCGATTTCATATTCAGGAATTCACCtttacgatttcacgatttctctGTTTCATGATTTCACGAGTTTCATAAGTTGAAACCGTATCAAGAACCCGTGAAATCATGAGATCAAgttaaaatgatgaaatagtATTGTTGAAATGGAGATAACGTAGAGTGGAAACCATGAAGATGAAATGAAAACGAAAAACGCGTATTTATGAAGTGGAAGTCATGAAATCATTAGGTGGAAAGGgtaaaatattgaatttgaacaaggcagtctgaaagacagctaaatcccccgccactgctatggatagtgaaagggtaaaacctttgattttagctgtgaccttgaccttgaactgacatggctgactcatgaattctgcacaacgtcttgatgaggtgatcatttgaccaaagtttcatgaaaatccttcaaggggtttaggagatacagagctgaaacctttgaccttcagttgtgaccttgaccttgagttgacatggctgactcatgagttgttgatgaggtgatcatttgacccaagtttgatgaaaatccttcaaggggttaaggagatacagagtggacaccaaatggaaggctcaaaccttcaacccttagttgtgaccttgaccttgagctggcatggctgactcataatttctgcacatcgttctgatgaggtaatcatttgacccaaattttataaaattccttcaaggggtttaggagatatagagcggacacggaatggaaggctcaaacctttgaccttcagttgtgaccttgaccttgagccgacatggctgactcataaggtctgcatatcgccttgatgaggtgatcgtttgacccaagtttgatgaaaatccttcaaggggtttaggagatatagagcagacacaaaatggaaggttcaaacctttgaccctaagttgtgaccttgaccttgagccggcatgattgactcatgggttctgcacatcgtcttgatgaggtgatcatttgacccaagttttataaaattccttcaaggggtttaagagatatagagcagacacaaaatggaaggctcaaacctttgaccttgagttgtgaccttgaccttgagctggcatggttgactcataatttctgcacatcgttctgatgaggtaatcatttgacccaagttttataaaattccttcaaggggtttaggagatatagagcgaacacgaaatggaaggctcaaacctttgaccttcagttgtgaccttgaccttgagccgacatggctgactcataaggtctgcatatcgccttgatgaggtgatcgtttgacccaagtttgatgaaaatccttcaaggggtttaggagatatagagcagacacaaaatggaaggttcaaacctttgaccctaagttgtgaccttgaccttgagccggcatgactgactcatgggttctgcacatcgtcttgatgaggtgatcatttgacccaagttttataaaattccttcaaggggtttaagagatatagagcggacacaaaatggaaggctcaaacctttgaccttgagttgtgaccttgaccttgagctggcatggttgactcataatttctgcacatcgttctgatgaggtaatcatttgacccaagttttataaaattccttcaaggggtttaggagatatagagcgaacacgaaatggaaggctcaaacctttgaccttcagttgtgaccttgaccttgagccgacatggctgactcataaggtctgcatatcgccttgatgaggtgatcgtttgacccaagtttgatgaaaatccttcaaggggtttaggagatatagagcagacacaaaatggaaggttcaaacctttgaccctaagttgtgaccttgaccttgagccggcatgactgactcatgggttctgcacatcgtcttgatgaggtgatcatttgacccaagttttataaaattccttcaaggggtttaagagatatagagcggacacaaaatggaaggctcaaacctttgaccttgagttgtgaccttgaccttgagccggcatggctgactcataggttctgcacatcgtcttgatgagatgatcatttgacccaagttttataaaattccttcaaggggtttaggagatatagagcggacacaaaatggcaggctcaaaccttcgacctcgagttgtgaccttgaccttgaaacgactaggccgactcatgggttctgcacatcgtcttgatgaggtgatcatttgacccaagtttcatgaaaatccttcgaggggtttaggagatatggaccggacacgattttgttacggacggaaggacggacggaaggacggacagacggacggaaggacggacggacgcagaccattcctataatccctccgccacggcgggggattaaaaaggtACTACCGGTCTTTCGTAGTTTTTATTCACAAATATTGCTTTTAACTCGTTGAAccattttgtatgtatattgcaTTGATAATTATACACATGGAAGTATTTTCTTAAAAGGACTTATTACAGCTCCTGGCGTgcatattcatttaatatttacaCTAAGTACTTGAAATATCCAATCAGAATGTCAGCATCAACAAACTCAGTCAAAATATGCACTTGCTAAGACCAGCCTCGATATATTCTGAAAAAgataaacaatacaatacaaaaaaaattaaaatgtacatctgtatataaaaaagaaaaaatagctgTCTATAGTGttttattgacatatttgttatatatttaacgTTTTTTTCGTCAAAGAGCAGAACAGAAATAAGACGGGTATATATCGTGTACGACGGTAGTTTGTTTGTTTCTGCCTAGGTACACCTACCGACCCTGTGCAAGCAAGCCATAAAAGAATTCTGCACCACTGTCGTGGTTTCGAAGCAACAACGGCCAGGTGCAATTTGATTCAAAGTCATGGACGTTAACCATCTGGCCACAGAGTCCCGGGCTAGATGATGGGAAAGACTATAGTAACCAGGACCAGTGTGTTAAAGTATCTGttggttatatagcagtaatttggtcaaaaatgtgcttcagTGGTGTAGACGGAAAAATGTCCctaacgaaagtagggtgtttattctgcggaccgctttttGAAATGTGGCagtatgagggtacctgacttctgttaacttgcatttcactgcatactattcaacgtcactttttcttttcgttttcttgaagaaAATGCATGGATGTCTTGTGTATGTCAGAGTTAAAATCTAGAAACTATATCAAATATTGACCGGTCAGTAGTTCAAACTATGGACTGGCGATTCATTTATAGATGTCATGTGATAAAATTATTCTGACGCTGatgcaaaacaaataaatgtgtattgaccTACCTTTGTAATCTATTTttccatcttgatttttgtcgGCTCTCTTTATAATACCATCTATCTCATCTTCAGACAAAGGGTTACCACTTGCTGAAATAGCGTGTCTTAATTCTTCGCGTGTGATGAATCCATCTGGTTAGTATCAAGAACACGAAACGCAGTTCTTAATCTTTCTTCTTCAAAGTCCACTGAAATCATTTTGACTCGCATAGCCTGGAAGTACTCCGCAAAATCTATGTATCCATCATCTGcaatagatatttatttttaatattagatTCTATTGTAATACTAGTATTCATTACTCATGTTTCAGGATATTGACCTGTTATGGCACTCGGCGATTTTCGTGTAAATACGTATTATCGTTAGGCAATTCGGCTTTCTTCGGACGTAAAGCTCAACAAGCATATGGGTATCGGTAAAAGCCGGGTAATGCCGAAATCGCCTACGTAGTAATACGTAGATTGTCGATTGCCATTACGAGTCCACGAACTTAATGAAATATCTTATATCAAACtctaaaggttataacacactaaatagttgttgttctttattctatataaaactgacctatttccaatgaccgcagcacatatcaggacccattttaaatttccgtaacttacattttcttgaagaatattgtcagtgttaactaaaaatcaaaagaaaagtgggggtcatgtttgatgcaagaaaaataatttcagtcaaacacacaaactgcaaaatcagctaaaaaatgagaccccaaattatactggtggtgtatgatctaagtttccatgaaaaaattgtcatgttgttatttcattatcaaaatgctacctacatgtcgagcatagatctgtcatgtgattttagccaaaaaattgcaaagaaaaggaaaatagctctacagagcaaaacaactgaggactatttgcgtccgccattatgcgacttagtgtctgtatgcctaaagcTGCATGACCCCAGATTTATGGCAACTGTTTCAAAAGGGTTTCTTGCAGTGTAAGTAATTGCAACAAATACAAATTCGTGCATTTTAGGAAcctcttttatttacaataaactcTCAACGGCGTTTAATGAATGAATTTAATATGACTTAGGATTTTAGCTGTATTTTGTATCTTGAACATTAAAACAGCAAGTTAAACAATATTGGCTTCTCAATTTCGATATGATCATATCAATTACTCTGTTTGCTTTCTAAATCATTTGTGTTTATCTTAAGCATTGCTTCTTTAATTAATAAACGAATGACACAATGTCACAGAGGCATGAAGTAGATCCCGCACATTCACCTGAAATGAATGCAATACAGAATATGTTCTACAGACATCTATTAGTCACAGAAGATTTACAACGTAAACCATAATTTACCTTTCTTTTACTGTTTCACCAGaaaatcttatttcaaaatatcgcatttgatattttctacttaaACGTGTCTGTGATTCATAAATGGAATCTTATTGTTCCCCTGAAGTGAATACGTCTATTCgtgttttttatatcttttaaatagcctgaaaataaataaattctatttgcaatttccataaaaaatcgATCATTTCTTCTAAAAtttccttttatcttttttttttttatatttgtaccGTTTGCATCATGTTGACCCACAATTTCTTCAAGATCTGTCTTCGAGGGATTGAAACCAGCAAGTTTGTATGCTCTCGCAATTTCTCGTTTTGATATCTTGCCGTCTCCATTCTCATCCAGTGCAGAGAAGGATTGAAGAATTACTATAaatagagacaaaaaaaaaaaaagaacaatgttTATAGTCATGTGACTTGAAATTCTAAAGAGAATTTcgcataaaataaatcaaatcagTTTTGTAGACGTTCAAACCGGACAATTTAGATATGTTTAAACAGTAATCAAATTCAAATTTCgctcttttttaaatgtaaaaaaaaaaatactattcgatttttttttttattttgataaaggcTATGTGGCTGAAACGATTATAAGATAAAACAGAGTGAAATCTAGTGTCTCATAGCCAACAATATCGCTGAAAACAGTGTGATCATATAAATTTTACTTAATTAACGTCCCTTCTATGCTTCCTCAAGTGCCGAGAGTGACTAACGGAttctaaaatacatatttaaaaacgcacgcacacacacacattttatcATGCGGCAAACTATATATAATAAGAAATCACGTTTATCGTAGATAAATTTTTGGTAGTTTTCTTTCGGACgagtcgatatttaccccaacaccgtgtcAGTTTGGTTATATCTaatccccgtaccgtacccataccgtacatccgtattcgggaactataggttttgtttggAGAATTGCGGAATTTAAACCTACATcattctatgacatcaaaattcTTCAGAAACACTTAAAAATCCGCTAATTAAGAAAtttgccgtttgataatttgatatatcttagAGTCATTTGGTTAAACACTGAAAAGTTCCGTAACATTTGTCGAGAAGCCTTTAACATGCACTCTTCAAACTTGTGGGGTGATTGGCTGAatggagtagataacccctattgcttttaagatcaGTATATTAAAGGGAAAGGACGCAGCAGCCGAAATGAATTCTTCCtatagaaaaacagaaaaaaaaaacagtttcttcaGTCACACTTATTCCAGATTTTcctctggtgagcgacctagggtcatttGATCTTCATGTTAACTATCTTTGCCTTAAGCTGTGGACAAATACAGAATACTGTCAATagtttggctgaatatatgcccttgtttgaaataaaaattgattacgtCTTTCGTACCAACCTAccttgtataaatgcccgccacaccccgcctcgttgtaatttgatttaagccaAATCTATTACTGtaacctatcaattttctttttgttttagattagctGGACATAACCAaatgtatgtgcagagtttgatttaattctGTTATGTCAAACTCaataaaaaaaagcagaaataccaacttaagctcaacaaaaat from Mercenaria mercenaria strain notata chromosome 16, MADL_Memer_1, whole genome shotgun sequence encodes the following:
- the LOC128549492 gene encoding uncharacterized protein LOC128549492, with product MSERARGRFHSMYFKFRVQRTFAKKPETECLAKECYLKEDQLKLILQSFSALDENGDGKISKREIARAYKLAGFNPSKTDLEEIVGQHDANDDGYIDFAEYFQAMRVKMISVDFEEERLRTAFRVLDTNQMDSSHAKN